A portion of the Streptomyces sp. NBC_00376 genome contains these proteins:
- a CDS encoding NUDIX domain-containing protein codes for MQWTNLNEQTVYENRWFQVNLADVVIPDGSHLDHFVVRLRPVAAATVVNEADEVLLLWRHRFITDSWGWELAAGVVEDGEDIAAAAAREMEEETGWRPGPLRPLLTVEPSNGLTDARHHLYWSEEACWTGPPSDAFESSRREWIPLKLVPGLIARGDVPAAGMAAGLMMLRHLRLG; via the coding sequence GTGCAATGGACGAACCTGAACGAACAAACCGTGTATGAAAATCGCTGGTTCCAGGTCAATCTGGCAGACGTGGTCATCCCCGACGGCAGCCATCTCGACCACTTCGTCGTCCGGCTCCGCCCGGTCGCGGCGGCCACCGTCGTCAACGAGGCCGATGAGGTGCTGCTGCTCTGGCGCCACCGGTTCATCACGGACAGCTGGGGCTGGGAACTCGCCGCCGGCGTCGTCGAGGACGGCGAGGACATCGCGGCCGCCGCCGCTCGCGAGATGGAGGAGGAGACCGGCTGGCGCCCCGGGCCGCTGCGCCCGCTGCTGACCGTGGAACCCTCGAACGGCCTCACCGACGCCCGGCACCACCTCTACTGGTCCGAGGAGGCCTGCTGGACCGGCCCGCCCAGCGACGCCTTCGAGTCCTCGCGCCGCGAGTGGATACCGCTCAAGCTGGTGCCCGGCCTGATCGCCCGAGGCGACGTCCCGGCCGCCGGAATGGCCGCCGGGCTGATGATGCTCCGTCACTTACGGCTGGGGTGA